Proteins from one Camelina sativa cultivar DH55 chromosome 8, Cs, whole genome shotgun sequence genomic window:
- the LOC104707536 gene encoding uncharacterized protein LOC104707536: MPIGWVKSLHCKSRAFDDVYHHHSNNGKLVLPSYSCRKIVRDVVDTRPGSVKKNPKPDPSLRRLCSSSRRPESESNPNHPTRRSVSARASSESGALPVLTDLPDGHPSRNVVEIIFQSSWSSDEFPGRVEMIFKVENGSRAVTRFEEYREAVKSRSRKELGSDDVDGGACDEDARCSADGNEMMRFFPMGPIPGGINGGAWVFPGGKGAAVCTFSGSGEAHASTGGGGGRRAMLICRVIAGRVAKKGEFGSDSVAGRAGELIVFDARAVLPCFLIFFRL; encoded by the coding sequence ATGCCGATCGGGTGGGTCAAATCTTTACATTGCAAATCAAGAGCCTTCGACGATGTGTATCATCATCACTCCAACAATGGTAAACTCGTATTGCCAAGTTACAGCTGCAGAAAAATCGTTAGAGACGTCGTCGATACCCGACCCGGATCCGTTaagaaaaacccaaaacccGACCCGAGTTTACGACGTTTATGCTCTTCTTCTCGTCGACCGGAATCAGAATCCAACCCCAATCACCCGACCCGACGAAGCGTATCTGCTCGAGCTTCCTCTGAATCTGGTGCATTGCCCGTTCTCACCGATCTCCCCGACGGTCACCCGTCGAGAAACGTCGTGGAGATTATATTCCAATCTAGTTGGAGCTCCGATGAGTTTCCGGGTCGGGTTGAGATGATTTTTAAAGTCGAAAACGGGTCAAGAGCTGTGACCCGGTTTGAGGAATACAGAGAGGCTGTGAAATCGCGATCGCGTAAGGAATTGGGTTCCGATGACGTCGACGGCGGCGCGTGTGACGAAGACGCGAGGTGTTCGGCTGATGGGAATGAGATGATGAGATTTTTTCCGATGGGTCCGATTCCGGGTGGGATTAACGGCGGCGCGTGGGTTTTTCCCGGGGGTAAAGGAGCGGCGGTTTGTACGTTTTCAGGGAGCGGTGAAGCGCACGCGAGCACaggcggaggaggagggagGAGAGCTATGTTGATTTGTAGAGTAATAGCAGGTCGGGTTGCGAAGAAAGGTGAATTCGGGTCGGATTCAGTAGCGGGTCGAGCTGGTGAGTTGATTGTCTTCGATGCACGCGCCGTGTTGCCTTGTTTCCTAATCTTTTTCagattgtaa